The sequence below is a genomic window from Uranotaenia lowii strain MFRU-FL chromosome 2, ASM2978415v1, whole genome shotgun sequence.
GGCGATATACCTTCCCCCACCCTCTTGATCTCCAGCGAGTGCGCCATTCACGTGTTTATCGAAGtactgcttccaccttttgatctcctcacgattgtccgtcaggatgcccccgtccttatcccggcttatttcggcttgcggcacgatgCACTAAGCTTTTGCAGAATGCGTTGATTTTTTGATAGAACTTCCGTGTTTCTCGTGAACGCCCCTCGAGCTCCTACTCCTTCAGGCAACGCTTTTTCTCTTGAAAAATTCGGACTCTTctgctgtcggtgattttccacatttcgacgggtgcctctttggaCTACTACCGCCCGCGCGGTATTCCCTTAGTctatcaccctcctacactcctcgtcgaaccagtcgttccgtcaaGTACGTTCCACATGACTGATAACGTTCTCcacagcactgttgatggctgtctagatggtatcccaacagtcattgagaggggcttcgtcaagctcgccctctgccggcagcgctgcttcgagcgattgcgcgtagtctgccgcgacttCAGGTTcctcagtcgtgcgatatttaaccgaggcggccgtcggtttcgtatgttgttcactacggagagttttagGCGCATCTttaccatcaccagataatgatctaactcgatgttggcgcctcgaccggatctgacgtcgataatgtccgagaagtgccggctaaTATCTAGGTTAAGGAAATTTTGTAAGTCTTCGGACGTAAAATGAGCACATATACTACGAAATGAAACAATGTAACAAGAAAAaggaaattgtaaaaaagattGTCGTATAAACGGATACCGCTGGTCATATAGTCTCTGTAACTGGACCATAATAGGAGCTCGTCGATTAGGCAATTCCGAGTCTTGCTTAAAATTGCATCGGCTAGTAGAACAAGAAAAAGAAGACTCcagtgtttgaaaaattcaaaaatgaccgcAAATCTGATGAGTTTCTGAAGCCAAGCCTTGTCAAGGCTAccagttttcaaattatatacAGTGGTTCGAGCTACCACATATTGTGGGTACTAATTAAAGTTATGAACAACACTgaaacattgtaattttttttaatggtaaTCTCTACTATTTATATGTAACTTAAACAATAATATTCGATATCTGGTTGCACTGTAGGGTTGAAGAAGCTTATTATGTCTCTTAATCCTCTAccaacaatgataaaaaaaaactcaataaatcTGAAAAGGTTTCTCTCTTTCAAATACTCCTTTCACTCCATGAGCTGCAGCAGcattgcaaaataagaatatatcaTTTTGAGAATCTATAAGAGAGAAACGTGAATATTGTCATAAAATCAACTACAACTTATTGAATCTACTTGTACGAAGGTTTCCATGTTGAGCAGTGCAAGTCCGCCTATCGTCATTTCAACGGAGTTTTGAGATTTATGTAAAACGATCGCAAGCATTTTCTGTTCCTCCACCGGAAGATCGTACCATTTGGTATCGTAAATGGCAACTTTGACTTGATCGTTCTGtgaaacaacagaaaaaattgtttcaagatTTTCGTCTGATTTATTGCTTATTCTTTACCTTGATTGTAAGAGCTGCTCCCAAAATACAGAATTGCATTAGCTGCCATACGGCCCCAAAAGAGAAAACCAGCTGGGCTATGTTTTTCGTCATATAGAATACGTAGAAAACCGTTGTACCGTCCACAACGGAggttaaaatttgaagaaaaaccaGTGATTTGTGAGATTCATCCATATTTTCTTCgtacctgaaaaaaaaagaatctcataattgaaaagaattttgatttttcaaatacgtGATCGTACGTTATCATTTCTTTATGCATTATACAAATGAATTGAACTCTTCTGTGAAGAACATTTTTGTTCATCGGCATATCAGTAATTGCCACATCGAGCtgtttcaattcatttttaaaaacatcagcTACCCCAAGGATTTGAAGCACAACAAATATAATATTCAAATCAGCCGCCAAAAGCCCCCACACCCCCTGATGAATaattagaaaatgaaaaattgaaataaaaagacATCCTGCTACAGTTTCAGTATCAACTCCGGGTAACTTTAAGGGAAGAACCAATAGAATTTTTTGATATCGGATCAAAAAATACAAAGGGATGAGACAAACGCTGTATCCAACGGCGAGataaacgatttcactgatGTTTGCGATAAAATGAATCAATCCTACACACTTGGCTAACGAAGTGTTATTCGCTGGGTTGTGGATGTTTCGATTGTACAAGTTTCTCAAGTTTTGAACGTTATTTCTGAGGTACGAAACGTTTTTAACTGAATGGTACAGTTTCAGAATCCCTTGAATAAACAGTCCCATGTATGGGCACAGTTCAAAGACTTGCGTCCAAGATCCCCAAAAGCTGAAGAAAGTGTAACTAAAACTTATAACACTCAAAAATACTGCAAAGGCTAATCTCAGAGATCTCCAATTTAGCTTGAACTTTGGATCCAAAAGGTCCATTCCTACTTTAGAACTCGAATTACGAATATAATCGATAACATCATCGAACATCTCGATGCACTGTCGATCGATTTTCGAATCTTTATTCAAAAACCAAAGTCGTTGAACTATGCGGAGCCGAATTTCGTGTATCATGATGGTCTGTTGTCTCGATTTTGAATCTAATCCTGTAACGAACGGAGCACCAATGATGTTTCTTGTCATTCGCGCGAAAGTCCAAGAAACGGATTGGAGATTGGAACGATTAACATTTTACACGAAAAGCTTAAACTGTTTCATGAGAAAGTCATACCAAATAGCGAAAAAAAGAGAGTGTGAGAAGcaggaaattatttttagaaaaaaaacttgctacCGGTTAAAAGTAAACAAAGAAGCTGCAGGAATCCCTCCGAGAGCTGCCAACATAATGAAAAATGCAATATAGTTCTCAGTAACAACAAAGCAATTAAAAACGTGGAGTATGGTAGACTGATTGTGTAATTATGCCACTTTACGGCGAATAGCGAGTTTGATATGAAATCCAtgttatttttagtaaaaaaaaaacaagtgtatTGATTAAAGATTAGTCTTTCCTACAGATAAAATGTAATGGACAAAAACTGAGTATTTCAATGAATTAAATCAGTTAAAAAGAAAACTGGTATAAATTGGTCTCATAGTGCAATGTATGTTCCTTTCCCCTGTTTATTATCTACAATTATCCTCCagaaaagtactttttttataaaataacgaAGGGAGAATAATATGCTttaactgtcaaaattgacaaaaatgacaaaaatgacaaaaatgacaaaaatgacaaaaatgacaaaaatgacaaaaatgacaaaaatgacaaaaatgacaaaaatgacaaaaatgacaaaaatgacaaaaatgacaaaaatgacaaaaatgacaaaaatgacaaaaatgacaaaaatgacaaaaatgacaaaaatgacaaaaatgacaaaaatgacaaaaatgacaaaaatgacaaaaatgacaaaaatgacaaaaatgacaaaaatgacaaaaattacaaaaatgacaaaaattaaaaaaatgacaaaaatgacaaaaatgacaaaaatgacaaaaatgacaaaaatgccagaaatgacaaaaatgacaaaaatgacaaaaatgacaaaaattacaaaaatgacaaaaatgacaaaaatgacaaaaatgacaaaaattacaaaaatgacaaaaattaaaaaaatgacaaaaatgacaaaaatgacaaaaatgacaaaaatgacaaaaatgacaaaaatgacaaaaatgacaaaaatgacagaaatgacaaaaatgacaaaaatgacagaaatgacaaaaatgacaaaaattaaaaaaattacaaaaatgaaaaaatgacaaaaatgacaaaaatgataaaaatgacaaaaatgacaaaaatgacaaaaatgacaaaaatgaaaaaaatgacaaaaatgacaaaaatgacaaaaatgacaaaaaagacaaaaatgacaaaaatgacaaaaatgacaaaaatgacaaaaatgacaaaaatgacaaaatgacaaaaatgacaaaaatgacaaaaatgacaaaaatgacaaaaatgacaaaaatgacaaaaatgacaaaaacgacaaaaatgacaaaaatgacaaaaatgacaaaaatgacaaaaatgacaaaaatgacaaaaatgacaaaaatgacaaaaatgacaaaaatgacaaaaatgacaaaaatgacaaaaatgacaaaaatgacaaaaatgacaaaaatgacaaaaatgacaaaaatgacaaaaatgacaaaaatgacaaaaatgacaaaaatgacaaaaatgacaaaaatgacaaaaatgacaaaaatgacaaaaatgacaaaaatgacaaaaatgacaaaaatgacaaaaatgacaaaaatgacaaaaatgacaaaaatgacaaaaatgacaaaaatgacaaaaatgacaaaaatgacaaaaatgacaaaaatgacaaaaatgacaaaaatgacaaaaatgacaaaaatgacaaaaatgacaaaaatgacaaaaatgacaaaaatgacaaaaatgacaaaaatgacaaaaatgacaaaaatgacaaaaatgacaaaaatgacaaaaatgacaaaaatgacaaaaatgacaaaaatgacaaaaatgacaaaaatgacaaaaatgacaaaaatgacaaaaatgacaaaaatgacaaaaatgacaaaaatgacaaaaatgacaaaaatgacaaaaatgacaaaaatgacaaaaatgacaaaaatgacaaaaatgacaaaaatgacaaaaatgacaaaaatgacaaaaatgacagaaatgacaaaaatgacaaaaatgacaaaaatgacaaaaatgacaaaaatgacaaaaattacaaaaatgacaaaaattaaaaaaatgacaaaaatgacaaaaatgacaaaaatgacaaaaatgacaaaaatgacaaaaatgacaaaaatgacaaaaatgacaaaaatgacaaaaatgacaaaaatgacaaaaatgacaaaaatgacaaaaattacaaaaatgacaaaaattaaaaaaatgacaaaaatgacaaaaatgacaaaaatgacaaaaatgacaaaaatgacaaaaatgacagaaatgacaaaaatgacaaaaatgacaaaaatgacaaaaatgacaaaaatgacaaaaatgacaaaaatgacaaaaatgacaaaaatgacaaaaatgacaaaaattaaaaaaatgacaaaaatgacaaaaatgacaaaaatgacaaaaatgacaaaaatgacaaaaatgacaaaaatgacagaaatgacaaaaatgacaaaaatgacagaaatgacaaaaatgacaaaaactaaaaaaattacaaaaatgaaaaaatgacaaaaatgacaaaaatgataaaaatgacaaaaatgacaaaaatgacaaaaatgaaaaaaatgacaaaaatgacaaaaatgacaaaaatgacaaaaatgacaaaaatgacaaaaatgacaaaaatgacaaaaatgacaaaaatgacaaaaatgacaaaaatgacaaaaatgacaaaaatgacaaaaatgacaaaaatgacaaaaatgacaaaaatgacaaaaatgacaaaaatgacaaaaacgacaaaaatgacaaaaatgacaaaaatgacaaaaatgacaaaaatgacaaaaatgacaaaaatgacaaaaatgacaaaaatgacaaaaatgacaaaaatgacaaaaatgaaaaaaatgacaaaaatgacaaaaatgacaaaaatgacaaaaatgacaaaactgacaaaaatgacaaaaatgacaaaaatgacaaaaatgacaaaaatgacaaaaatgacaaaaatgacaaaaatgacaaaaatgacaaaaatgacaaaaatgacaaaaatgacaaaaatgacaaaaatgacaaaaatgacaaaaatgacaaaaatgacaaaaatgacaaaaatgacaaaaatgacaaaaatgacaaaaatgacaaaaatgacaaaaatgacaaaaatgacaaaaatgacaaaaattacaaaaatgacaaaaatgacaaaaatgataaaaatgacaaaaatgacaaaaatgacaaaaatgacaaaaatgacaaaaatgacaaaaatgacaaaaatgacaaaaattacaaaaattacaaaaatgacaaaaattaaaaaaatgacaaaaatgacaaaaatgacaaaaatgacagaaatgacaaaaatgacaaaaattaaaaaaattacaaaaatgaaaaaaatgacaaaaatgacaaaaatgataaaaatgacaaaaatgacaaaaatgacaaaaatgacaaaaatgacaaaaatgaaaaaaatgacaaaaatgacaaaaatggcaaaaatgacaaaaatgacaaaaatgacaaaaatgacaaaaatgacaaaaatgacaaaaatgacaaaaatgacaaaaatgacaaaaatgacaaaaatgacaaaaatgacaaaaatgacaaaaatgacaaaaatgacaaaaatgacaaaaatgacaaaaatgacaaaaatgacaaaaatgacaaaaatgacaaaaatgacaaaaatgacaaaaatgacaaaaatgacaaaaatgacaaaaatgacaaaaatgacaaaaatgacaaaaatgacaaaaatgacaaaaatgacaaaaatgacaaaaatgacaaaaatgacaaaaatgacaaaaatgacaaaaatgacaaaaatgacaaaaatgacaaaaatgacaaaaatgacaaaaatgacaaaaatgacaaaaatgacaaaaatgacaaaaatgacaaaaatgacaaaaatgacaaaaatgacaaaaatgacaaaaatgacaaaaatgacaaaaatgacaaaaatgacaaaaatgacaaaaatgacaaaaatgacaaaaatgacaaaaatgacaaaaatgacaaaaatgacaaaaatgacaaaaatgacaaaaatgacaaaaatgacaaaaatgacaaaaatgacaaaaatgacaaaaattacaaaaattacaaaaatgacaaaaatgataaaaatgataaaaatgacaaaaattacaaaaatgacaaaaatgacaaaaatgacaaaaatgacaaaaatgacaaaaatgacaaaaatgacaaaaattacaaaaattacaaaaatgacaaaaattaaaaaaatgacaaaaatgacaaaaatgacaaaaatgacaaaaatgacagaaatgacaaaaatgacaaaaattaaaaaaattacaaaaatgaaaaaaatgacaaaaatgacaaaaatgataaaaatgacaaaaatgacaaaaatgacaaaaatgacaaaaatgacaaaaatgacaaaaatgacaaaaattacaaaaatgacaaaaatgacaaaaatgacaaaaatgacaaaaatgacaaaaatgacaaaaatgacaaaaacgacaaaaattacaaaaattacaaaaattacaaaaatcacaaaaatcacaaaagtgacaaaaatgacaaaaatgacaaaaatgacaaaaatgacaaaaatgacaaaaatgacaaaaatgacaaaaatgataaaaatgacaaaaatgacaaaaatgacaaaaatgacaaaaatgacaaaaatgacaaaaatgacaaaaatgacaaaaatgacaaaaatgacaaaaatgacaaaaatgacaaaaatgacaaaaatgacaaaaatgacaaaaatgacaaaaatgacaaaaatgacaaaaatgacaaaaatgacaaaaatgacaaaaatgacaaaaatgacaaaaatgacaaaaatgacaaaaatgacaaaaatgacaaaaatgacaaaaatgacaaaaatgacaaaaatgacaaaaatgacaaaaatgacaaaaatgacaaaaatgacaaaaatgacaaaaatgacaaaaatgacaaatatgacaaaaatgacaaaaatgacaaaaatgacaaaaatgacaaaaatgacaaaaatgacaaaaatgacaaaaatgacaaaaatgacaaaaatgacaaaaatgacaaaaatgacaaaaatgacaaaaatgacaaaaatgacaaaaatgacaaaaatgacaaaaatgacaaaaatgacaaaaatgacaaaaatgacaaaaatgacaaaaatgacaaaaatgacaaaaatgacaaaaatgacaaaaatgacaaaaatgacaaaaatgacaaaaatgacaaaaatgacaaaaatgacaaaattggcaaaaatgacaaaattggcaaaaatgacaaaattggcaaaaatgacaaaattggcaaaaatgacaaaaatgacaaaaaaattacaaaaatgacaaaatagcaaTCATGAAAAAACAAGACCTAAGGTTACAAGATATAAGGTTTTACAATACAATGTCAGAATCTTCGTGTCGGcatgtaaatattgaaaagggaaattatttaaaaaatctcaatttgtaGTCTTTAATTTAACGCAATTGTATCGAAGAAGTAAAATTATCGGACACCAGTCTACCAAACCAGCTTCACGTTTCACTAGCAATCATTCATAAGTTGGTAAGTTCACTGCATCCTAGGTGTTGCGATTACTCCTTCAATCACACGAAAGCATCCGCAAAAAGTGTGCTGATTACAGTTGCATACGATTGGTTCCGAAATTTCGTGCAACAAGATGACCCGTAGCTTGAAATCAATCACCTTTCCGGGATGTCGATAAGAGGTCGGTCCGTCCATTTAAAAGAAGCTGCTCCAGGTGGAACCGGTAGCAGTTTCTGGCGATCAGGTGCCCAATTCTCAATCCTGGCGAAAGTGCGAAGTGCGATGAAGTTGTGGGTTTGTTGTAAGTTTGATGGCGAAGTTACTTGAATAAGGAAgtgattataaatttttggatttttcagtGCTCGCCTTCGTGGCAGTTGTGAATTCGGTTCCCAGCAAGAGCTATTTCTACGGCTCCGATAGTGAAGAATATGTTTACCATTACAAATTGGATGTGAGAACCGGAGTTGTCGAGACCAGCACAGGATCTCAGTACGAAGTGAAAGCCGATATTCATGTCAGACCAGGTGCGAATTTGTAAcacattattgaaaataatatccCTAAACTTATGTTGTTCGTATAGATACTTCTGGAAATGGCACATTTGTATATTTGGTCGATCCCATGGTTTACGTGTACACCGGACCATTGTATCCCATTGGTGAAATTCATGGCAAGGAACCTCATCCGAAAACTTTTGTTCCCATAGTAAAGGAAGCTGAAGTTTTCAAACTACCGTTCTACGTCACTTACGACAAGTATGGAATGGTCCATGAAGTTTTTACTACGCCCGATGACACACAGTGGAGTATCAATATCAAGAAAGGAATTGCAGCATCTCTCCAGCTTCCCTCGGATAAAGTTCCAACATCCAAATACGTAAAACCTGTGGTGTTTTCATTTGTAGAAGAGAGTGTGTACGGCAAAGTTAATGTGACTTACGATGTTGTTACCGATGATGAGCACATTGTCGTGAAGAAGATGCCAGACTTTGTCAGCTTCGAGCACATGCCGTATTATCACTACAGTAACGTAGAAGTAGATGAAGTTCACGATCATTTTTCAGTTTGGAACGCAACGTATCCAGAAAGCACCTATTTCCTAGTAAGCAAAAAAGATGGCTTCAAGGCACATAAATTCTACACCATTAGCACTAAGACTGTGCAACCATCAATGACCGAAGGACAGACGCAATTCGTTTCCAGTCACCAGTCTTTTGAGTACGCTACAGTTGCTCCACCAACTCCGATGGAATTTGCCAAATTCGTTGTAAGTACGAATGAACTTTTGAGGATGGaggattttttcgaaattttaaaaccaaattttcatgtTCGACTGTTCTTTGAAGTAAACCGCTGGTGTTCCGAAGAATCCATCGCCTCCATTTTTTCTGATAATCCATATGCTTCCTACATTTTTAGGTCTACAACCCAGTTGAGTACGTTTCTTCGAACATGGAATACAGCTCATATTTCCCATGCCTGTCAGTGTTCCCGCACATTGTTGATGTATCCGTTTATGCACCGAAAATCCTGGCTATGCTTTACGAAGCCGTTGAATACCTCCAGGTACGAACAtgatttcgatattttttccttcaaatcagACCATTTTTTCCCACTAGGAAAATCCCATCACTAAAACGGAAACCGATACTAAGCACGGATTGACTGTAACTCGCATAGTCGAAACCTTCAAGCCGTTCAGCGttgaaaattatgaacattTCTACACTTATATCACCAAAAATACGACTCCCAAAGATTTGGCTGCTCTTGACGTCTTCTACAAAGTACTACCAATGGTAGGAACGAAGAATTCAGCTGTCTTCATTAAAAATGTCATCAAGGCCCATAAGGTTAAGGATTTCGTTGCCTCAGTAATGCTATTCTC
It includes:
- the LOC129746950 gene encoding putative odorant receptor 83c, encoding MQFCILGAALTIKNDQVKVAIYDTKWYDLPVEEQKMLAIVLHKSQNSVEMTIGGLALLNMETFVQILKMIYSYFAMLLQLME